From the Plectropomus leopardus isolate mb chromosome 18, YSFRI_Pleo_2.0, whole genome shotgun sequence genome, one window contains:
- the clk2a gene encoding dual specificity protein kinase CLK2, translating to MPHNRRYSSSDRDSRSSYQDRYRDRDRDRGRRHRHRRSPSYSSSSDRDRDRDRDRDRRGRGHRQEGSFVRSRSRSYDNRSTEHRPFDRRYCEGYRRLDQSRDQDRDREREPHGAAESYYPRDFSPNVYDYRRGRERERERDESYRRKGSRRKHKRRRRRTRSYSPSSSRSDSRTRALSVRDDEEGHLICRSGDVLQERYEIVSTLGEGTFGRVMQCIDHRRGGASVALKIIKNVEKYKEAARLEINVLEKINEKDPDNKFLCVQMYDWFDYHGHMCISFELLALSTFDFLKENNYLPYSIGQVRHMAYQICLAVKFLHDNKLTHTDLKPENILFVNSDFTMSFNVEKKREERTVKSTAVRVVDFGSATFDHEHHSTIVSTRHYRAPEVILELGWSHPCDVWSIGCILFEFYLGFTLFQTHDNREHLAMMERILGPVPSRMIRKTRKQKYFYRGRLDWDESSSAGKYVRENCKPLRRYLLSEAEEHHQLFDLIESMLEYEPSKRLVLADSLKHPFFENGGIGEAGSSKNWEGNRDISR from the exons aTGCCTCACAATAGACGTTACTCGTCTTCGGACAGAGACAGTCGAAGCAGCTACCAAGACCgttacagagacagagacagagacagagggcgAAGACACCGGCACAGAAGATCACCCTCTTACTCCTCCAGCagcgacagagacagagacagagatcgAGATCGAGACAGGCGGGGACgaggacacagacaggaagGAAGCTTTGTACGCTCAAGGag TCGTAGCTATGACAATCGCTCTACGGAGCACCGGCCTTTTGACCGACGGTACTGCGAGGGATACAGACGTTTGGATCAGAGCCGAGATCAAGACCGcgacagagagagggagcccCATGGAGCAGCTGAAAGTTATTATCCACGCGACTTCTCCCCAAACGTGTATGACTACCGACGTGGCCGCGAGAGGGAGCGCGAACGGGACGAGTCGTACCGGCGGAAAGGCAGCAGGCGTAAGCACAAACGAAGGCGGCGTAGAACCAGGTCCTATAGCCCATCCTCCTCG CGGAGCGACAGTCGGACGCGGGCACTGAGTGTGAGGGACGACGAGGAAGGGCACCTGATCTGTCGGAGTGGGGACGTCCTGCAAGAGAGAT ATGAGATTGTCAGCACTTTGGGGGAAGGCACCTTTGGGAGGGTGATGCAGTGCATTGACCACCGCAG AGGAGGAGCCAGTGTTGCtctgaaaattatcaaaaatgtggAGAAGTACAAGGAAGCCGCGCGTCTGGAGATAAATGTACTTGAGAAGATCAATGAAAAGGACCCTGATAACAAATT CCTGTGTGTACAGATGTATGACTGGTTCGACTACCACGGTCACATGTGCATCTCCTTTGAGCTGCTAGCTCTCAGCACCTTCGACTTTCTGAAGGAGAACAACTACCTGCCGTACTCAATCGGTCAGGTCAGACACATGGCCTACCAAATCTGTCTCGCTGTGAAAT ttcTCCATGACAAtaagctgacacacacagacctgaAGCCTGAGAACATCCTATTTGTCAACTCAGACTTCACAATGTCCTTCAATGTAGAGAAG AAGCGAGAAGAGCGGACGGTTAAGAGCACAGCAGTACGTGTGGTGGATTTTGGCAGTGCCACTTTTGACCACGAGCATCACAGCACCATCGTGTCCACGCGGCATTATCGTGCCCCTGAGGTCATATTAG AGCTGGGCTGGAGCCATCCCTGTGATGTGTGGAGTATTGGCTGTATCCTGTTTGAGTTCTACCTGGGCTTCACCTTGTTTCAG ACTCATGACAACAGGGAGCACCTGGCCATGATGGAGAGAATACTGGGACCGGTGCCCTCTAGGATGATACGTAAGACGAG GAAGCAAAAGTATTTCTATCGCGGCCGTCTGGACTGGGACGAGAGCTCCTCAGCAGGGAAATACGTCAGAGAAAACTGCAAACCTTTGCGG CGATACTTGCTGTCGGAGGCGGAGGAGCACCACCAGCTGTTTGACCTCATTGAAAGCATGCTGGAGTACGAGCCCTCCAAGAGGCTGGTGCTGGCTGACTCCCTCAAACACCCTTTCTTTGAGAACGGGGGGATTGGCGAGGCGGGGAGCAGCAAGAACTGGGAGGGCAACCGGGACATCAGCCGGTGA
- the LOC121957660 gene encoding heterogeneous nuclear ribonucleoprotein R: protein MAAAEVNGSSATPKEEEEPMDVTTTHTENYQTLIDAGLPQKVAESLDNIFQTGLVAYVDLDERAIDALREFNEEGALTVLQQFKESDLSHVQNKSAFLCGVMKTYRQREKQGSKVQESTKGPDEAKIKALLERTGYTLDVTTGQRKYGGPPPEDVFKGTQPGIGTEVFVGKIPRDLYEDELVPLFESAGAIWDLRLMMDPLSGQNRGYAFITYCNKDDAQKAVKLCDNHEIRPGKYLGVCISVANNRLFVGSIPKNKTRESILEDFGKVTEGLQEVILYHQPDDKKKNRGFCFLEYEDHKSAAQARRRLMSGKVKVWGNPVTVEWADPVAEPDPEVMAKVKVLFVRKLATAVTEELLEKTFSQFGKLERVKKLKDYAFVHFEERDAAVKAMDEMNGKELGGEEIEIVLAKPPDKKRKERQAARQTTRNAGYDDYYYYPPPRMPPPGRGRGRGGRGGYAYPPDYYGYDDYYDDYYGYDYHDYRGGYEDPYYGYEDVYSMRGRGTRPSRGGPPPPRARGAPPARGRGGYAQRGPPLGGPRGGRGGRGAPFQPQRGRGPRGARGNRGGNVGGKRKADVFNQPDSKRRQTNNQQNWGSQPIAQQPLQQGADYSGNYGYSNDTMEFSQDSYGQQWK, encoded by the exons ATGGCTGCCGCTGAGGTAAACGGCAGCTCTGCCACGCCTAAGGAAGAAGAAGAGCCCATGGATgtgacaacaacacacacagagaattaCCAGACGCTCATTGACGCCGGGCTGCCCCAGAAAGTGGCTGAAAGTCTAGATAACATCTTCCAGACAG GGTTGGTGGCCTATGTTGACCTCGACGAAAGGGCCATAGATGCACTGCGTGAGTTCAATGAAGAGGGCGCGCTTACTGTGCTGCAGCAATTCAAAGAGAGCGACCTGTCCCACGTACAG aataaAAGTGCTTTCCTTTGTGGAGTCATGAAGActtacagacagagagaaaaacaaggaagTAAAGTACAAGAGTCCACCAAGGGCCCAGATGAGGCGAAAATAAAG gctCTGTTGGAGCGGACAGGATACACCCTGGATGTCACCACAGGACAAAGGAAATATGGAGGTCCCCCACCTGAGGATGTGTTCAAAGGAACACAACCAGGGATTGGAACTGAG GTGTTTGTCGGAAAAATTCCAAGGGATTTGTATGAAGATGAGCTGGTGCCGCTCTTTGAGTCTGCAGGTGCCATCTGGGACCTCAGGCTAATGATGGACCCTCTCTCTGGTCAGAATAGAGGTTACGCCTTCATCACATACTGCAATAAAGATGATGCACAAAAGGCTGTAAAGCTT tgtgatAACCATGAAATCCGCCCTGGCAAGTACTTGGGAGTGTGTATATCTGTTGCAAACAATCGCCTGTTTGTTGGATCAATTCCAAAGAACAAGACAAGGGAAAGTATATTGGAAGACTTTGGCAAAGTAACAG AGGGTCTCCAAGAGGTGATATTGTACCACCAGCCAGACGACAAGAAGAAGAACCGTGGCTTCTGTTTCCTGGAGTACGAGGATCACAAGTCCGCAGCACAGGCTCGTCGCCGCCTGATGAGCGGCAAGGTCAAGGTGTGGGGAAACCCAGTCACTGTGGAGTGGGCCGACCCTGTTGCTGAGCCAGACCCGGAGGTCATGGCCAAG GTCAAGGTGCTCTTTGTTAGGAAGCTGGCCACAGCAGTGACAGAAGAGCTTCTTGAAAAGACTTTCTCTCAGTTTGGAAAGTTGGAGCGAGTGAAGAAATTGAAAGACTAcgcttttgttcattttgaagAAAGGGATGCTGCCGTAAAG GCGATGGATGAGATGAACGGGAAGGAGCTGGGAGGAGAAGAAATTGAGATCGTCCTGGCAAAGCCCCCAGACAAGAAGAGGAAAGAGCGCCAAGCAGCTCGGCAGACCACCAGGAATGCAGG GTATGACGACTACTACTATTACCCTCCTCCTCGCATGCCGCCACCAGGCCGAGGCAGGGGTCGTGGTGGCCGAGGGGGCTATGCCTATCCTCCAGATTACTATGGATATGATGACTACTATGATGACTACTATGGCTACGACTATCATGACTACCGTGGTGGCTATGAAGACCCTTACTACGGCTACGAAGATGTGTACAGCATGAGGGGCCGCGGCACTCGTCCCAGCAGGGGGGGGCCTCCTCCACCTAGAGCTCGTGGAGCGCCCCCAGCACGAGGCCGCGGGGGCTATGCCCAAAGAGGGCCACCCCTTGGTGGTCCAAGGGGTGGCCGAGGAGGGCGGGGAGCCCCTTTCCAGCCACAGAGGGGCCGCGGTCCTCGCGGGGCCAGAGGCAACCGTGGTGGTAACGTCGGCGGAAAGAGGAAGGCAGACGTGTTTAACCAGCCTGACTCCAAGCGCCGCCAGACCAACAACCAACAGAACTGGGGGTCCCAGCCCATCGCCCAGCAGCCCCTGCAGCAAGGGGCCGACTATTCCGGTAACTATGGTTACAGTAATGACACCATGGAGTTTTCACAGGATTCTTATGGGCAGCAGTGGAAGTAG
- the LOC121958153 gene encoding dnaJ homolog subfamily C member 8-like, translated as MAAAGGEPSTVNVSDELFQNFYTEVKQIEKRDSVLTSKQQIDRLLRPGSSYFNLNPFEVLQIDPEATDDELKKRFRALSILVHPDKNQDDPDRAQKAFEAVDKAYKLLLEPEQRKRALDVIHAGQEYVEHIVKEKRKQLKKDGKPQYVEEDDPEVVSKTYRKTNWARTKRNKKKLIINYNILYYDVFVPFGQHNIL; from the exons ATGGCGGCCGCCGGTGGAGAGCCTTCGACCGTTAATGTGTCGGATGAattatttcaaaacttttacaCGGAG gtGAAGCAGATTGAGAAGAGAGACTCTGTGTTAACCTCCAAGCAGCAAATTGACAGATTACTCAGACCTGGATCGTCCTACTTCAATCTCAATCCCTTTGAG GTGCTGCAAATTGATCCCGAGGCAACAGATGACGaattaaagaaaagatttcGGGCG TTGTCCATCTTGGTTCATCCGGACAAAAATCAGGATGATCCCGACAGAGCACAGAAAGCCTTTGAAG CTGTGGACAAGGCATACAAACTCCTTCTGGAACCAGAACAAAGGAAGAGAGCCTTAGATGTGATCCATGCAGGACAGGAATATGTGGAGCATATC GTTAAGGAGAAAAGGAAACAGCTAAAGAAGGATGGGAAGCCGCAGTATGTGGAGGAGGATGACCCTGAAGTGGTAAGTAAAACTTATAGAAAAACTAACTGGGCCAGgactaaaagaaacaaaaaaaagctaatcaTAAactacaacatactatactatgatgtgtttgTGCCATTTGGACAACAcaatatactatga